A window of the Gossypium hirsutum isolate 1008001.06 chromosome A05, Gossypium_hirsutum_v2.1, whole genome shotgun sequence genome harbors these coding sequences:
- the LOC107887025 gene encoding transmembrane protein 147, with product MTMFHFFNCAILAFGPHAVYYSATPLSEYDTLGTSVKAALVYLGTALVKLVCLATFLQVSENDGFDPYQELLKALIGFIDVAGLYFALTQLTHRNISQNHKFQAVGLGWAFADSVLHRLAPLWVGARGLEFTWDYILQGLEANANLVLSISLAALGSLIWLRKNKPKTLIPIIYACAGIVATMPSITSYLRRGLGWHFPKVVGFELFTSLVMAFISWQLFSACQRPYV from the exons ATGACGATGTTTCACTTCTTCAACTGTGCAATACTCGCCTTCGGTCCTCACGCCGTCTACTACTCCGCCACTCCCTT ATCAGAGTATGATACTCTTGGTACCTCTGTAAAAGCCGCTCTTGTTTATCTTGGAACAGCTTTGGTGAAG CTCGTTTGCCTTGCAACATTTTTGCAGGTGTCTGAAAATGATGGCTTTGATCCATACCAG GAACTTTTGAAAGCACTGATTGGTTTTATAGATGTTGCTGGACTTTATTTTGCCTTAACACAGTTGACTCACAGGAACATCTctcaaaatcataaatttcaaGCTGTTGGACTTG GATGGGCTTTTGCTGATTCTGTGCTACATAGATTGGCACCACTTTGGGTGGGAGCAAGGGGACTAGAATTCACTTGGGATTACATTCTGCAAGGCCTAGAAGCAAATGcaaatttg GTGTTGAGTATATCTCTTGCAGCATTGGGATCTTTGATTTGGCTCAGAAAGAACAAGCCCAAGACTTTGATTCCCATAATATATGCATGCGCTGGAATTGTTGCAACCATGCCATCCATTACAAG CTACCTAAGGCGAGGATTGGGATGGCACTTTCCAAAGGTGGTAGGCTTTGAGTTATTCACATCTTTGGTGATGGCTTTCATTAGTTGGCAATTGTTTTCTGCATGCCAAAGGCCTTACGTATGA